From the genome of Pseudomonas sp. AB6, one region includes:
- a CDS encoding N-acetylmuramidase family protein, which translates to MRCIADGEVVAYRLNADYLDSQFEQDASCLQLKYSTSFCLVRHTYQSPPNPEEGPDHGKQNSLTFYSLYMHLLPFERYPNDDPTYANRVQVGFGDRAARNVPLGEPGSKKIGVILAGSVFDILEEREGAEGYRFAKGRLVWAPPEGPFNPGAELWFASHQHGQPISPDNCRLLLAKVLPPARARPAYWQGMVEARVRQFHGLDMHRAPENNEPGASYGVREQLPSGYTFRFDNAHTVLVNAPDGTRRPMARCTIAPTTIRGEPLIQAFWAYVDDIELEFPRTEPVGLDSVIVPEKPIPIKAGAPVGYLGLYETPAETGKTSKHQVHLEVFTCDPNLDAFLSNEAGLKHGKQYLHVPKLQPDIVAQDTESELRRFLFQDHVFDLNKLPVVKDKDGALAYKINVQEKVPTPKAPIRNFEALISKQGVQDGTTKAQIVSQHDFKALGFKIVEQGANSCSPLISGKVCNFYKHLHALADVNHDGNVSAEELRVTLRNPAFRNRWSKLITHHHTEWQTTADAANWQAFRDRLSHDPEWLRHESERINNLVFWDEVAEKVGLPEDGRVSYFHPVEFVGCLQNRKLHPVISINNRNIEISFLDFYDNSVIDEEDYINAATRLRCEVEAIKAVAITETGSSGSYFINGRDDKVPTILFERHYFHRLTGGRFGETHPEISQKTGGGYGRFSAQYEKLLSAYSLDPNAALKSASWGRFQIMGDNHLRAGYCTVEAFVNDMGLSERKHLEAFVNFILSDPVLSAAIIEKDWLKFARKYNGANQVGYDGRISENYELIKNAK; encoded by the coding sequence GTGCGCTGCATCGCCGACGGTGAAGTGGTCGCTTACCGCTTGAATGCCGACTACCTCGATTCCCAGTTCGAACAGGACGCAAGTTGCCTGCAACTGAAATACTCCACCTCGTTTTGCCTGGTCCGGCATACCTATCAGTCACCGCCCAATCCCGAAGAAGGGCCCGACCACGGCAAGCAAAACAGCCTGACCTTTTACAGCTTGTACATGCACCTGCTGCCCTTCGAACGCTACCCGAATGATGACCCGACCTACGCCAACCGCGTGCAAGTCGGTTTCGGCGACCGCGCAGCCCGCAATGTGCCCTTGGGTGAACCCGGCAGTAAAAAGATCGGTGTAATCCTCGCCGGCAGCGTGTTCGACATTCTTGAAGAGCGAGAAGGCGCCGAAGGCTATCGCTTTGCCAAAGGCCGCCTTGTCTGGGCACCACCGGAAGGCCCGTTCAATCCCGGTGCAGAACTCTGGTTCGCCAGCCACCAACACGGGCAACCCATCAGCCCAGATAACTGTCGGTTGCTGTTGGCCAAGGTGCTGCCACCTGCGCGAGCCCGACCTGCGTATTGGCAAGGCATGGTTGAAGCCCGCGTGCGGCAGTTCCACGGGTTGGACATGCATCGCGCGCCTGAGAATAACGAACCGGGCGCCAGCTACGGCGTGCGGGAACAATTACCCTCGGGCTATACCTTTCGTTTTGATAACGCACACACCGTGTTGGTCAACGCACCGGATGGCACCCGACGGCCCATGGCGCGCTGCACCATTGCCCCGACCACCATCAGAGGCGAGCCTCTCATTCAAGCGTTTTGGGCCTACGTGGATGACATTGAACTGGAGTTTCCGCGCACTGAGCCGGTGGGTCTGGACAGCGTTATCGTTCCCGAAAAACCGATCCCGATCAAAGCTGGCGCCCCGGTGGGCTACCTTGGGTTGTACGAAACACCCGCCGAAACCGGCAAGACATCCAAACACCAAGTGCATTTGGAAGTCTTCACCTGCGACCCGAACCTCGACGCTTTTCTCAGCAACGAAGCCGGTCTCAAACACGGCAAGCAATACCTCCACGTACCCAAACTGCAACCGGACATCGTGGCCCAAGACACCGAAAGCGAGCTCCGGAGATTTCTGTTTCAAGACCATGTGTTTGACCTGAACAAGTTGCCGGTCGTAAAAGACAAAGACGGCGCCCTGGCCTACAAGATTAACGTCCAGGAAAAGGTCCCTACCCCCAAAGCGCCGATCCGTAATTTTGAAGCATTGATCAGTAAACAAGGAGTACAGGACGGCACAACCAAGGCCCAGATCGTCAGTCAACACGACTTCAAGGCGCTTGGCTTCAAGATCGTTGAGCAAGGTGCCAATAGCTGCAGCCCGTTGATTTCGGGGAAGGTGTGTAATTTCTATAAACACCTGCACGCTTTGGCCGACGTCAATCACGACGGAAACGTCAGCGCTGAAGAACTGCGGGTAACACTGAGAAACCCCGCGTTCAGAAATCGCTGGTCAAAACTCATCACCCACCACCACACCGAATGGCAAACCACCGCCGACGCTGCCAACTGGCAAGCGTTTCGGGACCGTCTGAGTCACGACCCTGAGTGGCTAAGGCATGAGAGTGAGCGGATTAATAATTTGGTGTTTTGGGATGAAGTGGCGGAGAAGGTTGGGCTGCCGGAGGATGGGCGGGTTTCTTATTTTCATCCGGTGGAGTTTGTTGGGTGCCTGCAAAATAGAAAATTGCATCCGGTAATTTCAATAAATAATCGAAATATAGAAATTTCGTTTCTTGATTTTTATGACAACTCAGTAATAGATGAGGAAGATTATATTAATGCTGCAACAAGACTTCGCTGTGAAGTTGAAGCAATAAAAGCTGTAGCCATTACAGAAACAGGCAGCTCAGGTAGCTATTTTATTAATGGGCGTGACGATAAAGTTCCAACAATACTGTTCGAAAGGCACTATTTCCATAGGCTCACCGGAGGCCGATTTGGTGAGACGCATCCTGAAATCTCCCAAAAAACAGGGGGAGGATACGGCCGTTTTTCCGCTCAATACGAAAAGTTGCTAAGCGCTTACTCCTTGGATCCGAACGCTGCCCTTAAATCGGCATCTTGGGGGAGGTTTCAGATTATGGGAGATAACCATTTGCGCGCCGGATACTGTACCGTCGAGGCATTCGTAAATGATATGGGATTGTCCGAGAGGAAGCACTTGGAAGCTTTTGTTAACTTTATCTTATCTGACCCTGTACTTTCGGCTGCCATTATTGAAAAGGACTGGTTGAAGTTTGCTAGAAAATATAATGGCGCCAATCAGGTCGGTTATGATGGCAGGATATCGGAAAACTACGAGTTAATTAAAAATGCAAAGTAA
- a CDS encoding iron-containing alcohol dehydrogenase yields MSISAFKIANKLITGPAAIEQLAAELTRLNINNPLIVTDAVLVQSGTVDLALAHLGDRRYGIFDQVKPEPEISIVEDCTRAYREGGHDGLIGLGGGSAIDIAKGVAAFANYDGPLTELFGVDQVKRKGPPLIAIPTTAGTGSEVTNVAIFSDKQAQLKKGIVSDYLLPDVALVSPIMTLSCPRSVTAASGVDALVHAIESYLSVNSSAITDALAIGAIKLIAKALPKAYANPTNLAAREDMATASLMAGMAFGNAGVGAVHALAYPLGGRFNIAHGVSNALLLPYVMAWNKMACVERFRDIAEAMGVRTAHLSDKDAADQAVQAMTDLCIAVDIPSGMRAFNVPEDAIPAMAEEASKIDRLMRNNPRKLTAADIEKIYRAAY; encoded by the coding sequence ATGAGTATCTCTGCGTTCAAAATCGCCAACAAACTGATCACCGGTCCCGCTGCTATTGAGCAACTGGCCGCTGAGCTGACCCGCTTGAATATCAACAACCCGCTGATCGTTACTGATGCTGTGCTGGTTCAATCCGGCACTGTCGATTTGGCATTGGCGCACCTGGGCGACCGCCGCTACGGCATTTTCGATCAGGTCAAACCCGAGCCGGAAATCTCCATCGTTGAAGACTGCACTCGCGCTTACCGCGAAGGCGGCCATGACGGCCTGATCGGCCTCGGCGGCGGCAGCGCTATTGATATTGCCAAAGGCGTCGCCGCCTTTGCCAATTACGACGGGCCATTAACCGAATTGTTCGGCGTCGATCAGGTCAAGCGCAAAGGGCCGCCGCTGATTGCGATTCCCACCACGGCGGGCACTGGTTCGGAGGTGACCAACGTGGCGATTTTCTCGGACAAACAAGCGCAGCTGAAAAAAGGCATCGTCAGCGATTACTTGCTGCCGGACGTCGCGTTGGTCAGCCCGATCATGACCCTGAGCTGCCCGCGTAGCGTGACCGCGGCCAGCGGTGTTGATGCGTTGGTCCACGCTATCGAATCGTATTTATCGGTCAACAGCTCGGCGATTACCGACGCGCTGGCCATTGGTGCGATCAAGCTGATCGCCAAGGCGCTGCCCAAGGCTTACGCCAACCCGACCAACCTGGCCGCCCGCGAAGACATGGCCACCGCCAGTTTAATGGCCGGCATGGCGTTCGGTAATGCCGGTGTCGGCGCGGTGCATGCGCTGGCGTATCCGCTGGGCGGGCGTTTCAACATTGCCCACGGCGTCAGCAATGCCTTGTTGCTGCCGTACGTCATGGCTTGGAACAAGATGGCCTGCGTCGAACGCTTCCGCGATATCGCCGAAGCCATGGGCGTGCGGACGGCGCACCTCAGCGACAAAGACGCCGCCGATCAAGCTGTTCAGGCCATGACCGACCTGTGCATCGCCGTGGACATTCCGTCGGGGATGCGCGCCTTCAACGTACCGGAAGATGCAATTCCAGCCATGGCCGAAGAAGCCAGCAAGATCGACCGGCTGATGCGCAATAACCCTCGCAAACTCACCGCCGCCGACATCGAAAAAATTTACCGCGCCGCTTACTGA